A stretch of DNA from Yoonia sp. BS5-3:
GCTTGATGCGCTGATCCAGCAAATGGACGCTGATTGCGATCAAGCACGCGCGATTTTGGCCAATGTCTGATATCCCCCGCAGCGGCCTGCAGGACCGGTTTTGGGAAACCAAACCAATGGCCAAGCTGAACCGGCAGGAATGGGAAGCGATTTGTGATGGCTGCGGCAAATGCTGCCTGAATAAGCTGGAAGACGAGGAAGGCACTGTTGCGCTCACCCGCGTCGCCTGCCGCCTTTTGGATGACACGACTTGCCTGTGCAGCAATTACAAAAATCGGCATGATTTTGTGCCCGAATGTATCGTGCTGACCCCGCAAACGATCAAGGATAACCTTTACTGGCTGCCACTGACCTGCGGTTACCGGCTGATCTATGAGGGGCGCGATCTTTACGATTGGCATCCGCTGATTTCGGGCGACCCGGCTTCGGTCCATGAGGCGGGCGTGTCGATGCAGCACCGCACAGTCTCCGAGGTCAATACCGACGAAGACGATTGGGAAGACCACATCATCGAGGAGCCGCTATAAATGTTTTTTGCCTCTGACAACGCCGGCCCGGCCCACCCCAAAGTGATGGAGGCCTTGATTGCCGCCAATGAAGGTTATGCCATGGGTTACGGCGCCGATCCGATCATGGACGCGGTGCGCACCCAAATCCAAGGGCTGTTCGAGGCCCCTGACGCCGCTGTCTATCTGATCATCAACGGCACGGCGGCCAATTCCGTGCTGCTTGGGACGATGGCCCAGCCATGGCAGACGATCTTTTGCGCCGATGTGGCCCATATCCATGAGGATGAGTGCAACGCGCCCGAATTTTATAGCGGCGCAAAGCTGACATTGGTCCCCACCACGGATGGCAAAATGGCCGCCGACGATCTGCACCAGAAAATCGCAGCCGAGCAAAATCGCGGCGTGCACGGCCCGCAACGCGGCCCGCTGTCAATCACCCAAGTGACAGAGAAGGGGACGCTCTACAGTCTTGATGAACTTGCCGCACTTAGCCGGATTGCGCAGGATTTTGGCATGCAGACCCATCTTGATGGCGCGCGCTTTGCCAACGCCTTGGTCGCACTGGATTGCACCCCGGCCGAGATGACCTGGAAAGCCGGGATTGACGCTGTCAGCTTTGGCGGCACCAAAAACGGCGCATTGGGGGTTGAGGCCTGCGTGATTTTCGACCCCGCCCTTGCGTGGGAATTTGAGCTGCGGCGCAAACGCGGCGGGCATCTTTTGTCCAAACATCGGTTTTTATCTGCGCAAATGCAGGCCTATCTGACCGATGGGCTCTGGCTGGATATGGCCCGCGCGGCCAATGCGCGCTGCATGCAACTGGCCGAAGGGCTGCGCGGGCACAATGCGGCCGAGATGCTATATGAACCGCAGGCCAACATGATCTTTTTCCAGATGCCCCGGTCCGAACATAAGCGCATGCGCGATGGCGGTGCGGTCTACTATGTGATGGACGGCGATCCCGAAGTGGGCGACCCGGATGAGCCGCTGACGGGGCGGCTTGTCACCGATTGGTCGATGACTGCGGAAGGGGTTAGCCAGTTCCTTGATCTGCTGCGTGGTTGACGGACCCGTCAGCCCTTTGATTGCGAAGAAATTTTCGTAATCTCGGACGAATTTACCAACATATGATTCACTATTTTCTGCGTAATCTTGTCAAGCAGAGCGCTGGTTTCAGGGTAGGCACGTGTATCGAATCATAGAATGCATCACGCAAGAGCACAATTATTGGCTTTTGGCTGCGGCTGTATTGGTATGCGTTTCCGGCTCTTGTCTGTCGATCTTGATTTCTCAGCGACTTCGGCTTGCAACGCGGCAGCGGCGACGGGTGCAATTGCCTCTTTCCGGGCTTTTGATGGGTACAACGATCTGGTCGACGCATTTTATCGCGATGCTGGCCTATGATCCCGGGGTCACCCACGGCTATGAACCATTTCTGACAGGTATTTCCTTGGTCGTAGCGGTTTTGGGCGCAGGTGTTGTGAACATCGTCTTCATGCATACGGCGACCCTTGCAGGGACGCTATTGTCTGGCGCGCTATTCGGCTGTGCGGTCGGGGTGATGCATTATGTCGGGATGTATGCCTATCTGATCCCCGGATATTTCGATTGGGCGGCAGGCCCGAAAGTCGCGTCCGTCCTGATAGGGGCGGCGCTGGGGGCCGCGGCATTTCACCGGGCGGCGTATCCGGTCACCAGATATTGCTGGCTTAGCGGTGCTGTTTTGATGGCGCTCAGCATTTGCGCGCTGCATTTTGTCGGCATGGGGGCGATGACGCTCAATCTCAGCCCGCTCTTCACTGTGCCTAATCAGATGATATCAGATGATATTTTGGTCATTCTGGTTTTCGGGATCACTGTTATCTTGCTGGCAGTTGGCTTTGCGACCTTGAGCATTGAAATCAAGCTAGAAGATGAAGCCGTCAAGAAGCTTCAATACAGCGCGTCACATGATCACCTGACAGGCATCCCGAACCGGTTGTGGCTGATGCAATGGTTCGATCAATTCGCGATGCATGGTGCACAATTCAACCGTGGTGTGATCGCGATCATTGCTATTGATTTGGACCGCTTCAAAGAGGTCAATGATCTGCGTGGGCGCGAAGCTGGTGATCACGTTCTCAGAACAATTGCCAGCAGGTTCGATGCTGTCTGTGGAACGCATGAGCATATCGCGCGCACGGGCGGGGATGAATTTATTGCAATCAAGACGGATTTTGAGATTGAGGAGGAGGTGCTTGATTTCGGAACCCGCCTGCAAACCGTCATTAATGAGCCCATCAGCGGCAAGGGATATACCCATCAACTCCGTGGATCTTTAGGGGTCGCAACAAGCCTTCATGCCGGAACAGATTTGGATGATCTGATCCAAAAGGCCGATTTTGCAATGTACCGGGCCAAAGAAGCCGCCGAGACAAGCCTGTGTGTCTACAACGCTGAAATGGATGAACAAAAACGGGAAAAACTATTGTTGGTCGAAGACCTGCATAATGCGATCAAGAACGATGAATTTTTGCTGGTCTA
This window harbors:
- a CDS encoding YcgN family cysteine cluster protein translates to MSDIPRSGLQDRFWETKPMAKLNRQEWEAICDGCGKCCLNKLEDEEGTVALTRVACRLLDDTTCLCSNYKNRHDFVPECIVLTPQTIKDNLYWLPLTCGYRLIYEGRDLYDWHPLISGDPASVHEAGVSMQHRTVSEVNTDEDDWEDHIIEEPL
- a CDS encoding beta-eliminating lyase-related protein, which codes for MFFASDNAGPAHPKVMEALIAANEGYAMGYGADPIMDAVRTQIQGLFEAPDAAVYLIINGTAANSVLLGTMAQPWQTIFCADVAHIHEDECNAPEFYSGAKLTLVPTTDGKMAADDLHQKIAAEQNRGVHGPQRGPLSITQVTEKGTLYSLDELAALSRIAQDFGMQTHLDGARFANALVALDCTPAEMTWKAGIDAVSFGGTKNGALGVEACVIFDPALAWEFELRRKRGGHLLSKHRFLSAQMQAYLTDGLWLDMARAANARCMQLAEGLRGHNAAEMLYEPQANMIFFQMPRSEHKRMRDGGAVYYVMDGDPEVGDPDEPLTGRLVTDWSMTAEGVSQFLDLLRG
- a CDS encoding EAL domain-containing protein gives rise to the protein MGTTIWSTHFIAMLAYDPGVTHGYEPFLTGISLVVAVLGAGVVNIVFMHTATLAGTLLSGALFGCAVGVMHYVGMYAYLIPGYFDWAAGPKVASVLIGAALGAAAFHRAAYPVTRYCWLSGAVLMALSICALHFVGMGAMTLNLSPLFTVPNQMISDDILVILVFGITVILLAVGFATLSIEIKLEDEAVKKLQYSASHDHLTGIPNRLWLMQWFDQFAMHGAQFNRGVIAIIAIDLDRFKEVNDLRGREAGDHVLRTIASRFDAVCGTHEHIARTGGDEFIAIKTDFEIEEEVLDFGTRLQTVINEPISGKGYTHQLRGSLGVATSLHAGTDLDDLIQKADFAMYRAKEAAETSLCVYNAEMDEQKREKLLLVEDLHNAIKNDEFLLVYQLQQELVTLEPIGCEVLLRWHHPERGLVSPVEFIPIAEETGFIQELGLWVLRTACLEAATWDNALSIAVNVAPQQLIAPSFLEDLSDVLFESGLAPERLELEVTEASVISDQAATLKIIQQIKEMGIAIAMDDFGTGYSSLATLQMFPFDKIKIDRSFVTDIHNNHQRAAIVRATLLLGKSLGIPVLAEGVEQEAELQFLQKEACNYFQGFYFGQPLRREEIRAIRMDRVHSHVA